Proteins from one Sabethes cyaneus chromosome 2, idSabCyanKW18_F2, whole genome shotgun sequence genomic window:
- the LOC128738628 gene encoding tetraspanin-9: protein MGNSGYTCIRRTFCSFNILIWICGSGFLAIGVWLRFAAQGYATLLPDHAGLSADCVFITIGVISFVIAFFGCCGSWFQSRCFLIIYFTLVVLLFLSEFLLGSLAFVFRGGIGRMLVHELKYGIEKHYNVTDRGGILAPSVASIWDKLQVELQCCGVTSYEDWYDISAWPGERWVPRSCCRPRYNSAFLDGSGDDLQSIDCRKAGDPSLLWDKSCGHILQMWFVQRLHVVGTVGLVIAFLQLFGLISSMLLFCTVKHKRSSKTYKSYSPTVDTTLNRNSTGTYLDD, encoded by the exons ATGGGTAACTCCGGGTACACCTGCATACGACGGACGTTCTGCTCATTCAACATTCTCATATGG ATCTGCGGCAGTGGGTTTCTAGCGATCGGAGTTTGGCTTCGGTTCGCGGCTCAGGGCTATGCCACCCTGCTTCCGGACCACGCCGGCCTTAGTGCGGACTGCGTCTTCATCACCATCGGAGTGATTAGTTTCGTTATCGCCTTCTTCGGCTGCTGCGGCTCGTGGTTCCAGTCCAGGTGTTTCCTAATTATA TATTTCACGCTGGTGGTATTGCTCTTTTTGAGCGAGTTCCTGCTGGGATCGTTGGCGTTCGTATTTCGCGGCGGCATCGGTCGGATGTTGGTCCACGAGCTCAAGTACGGTATCGAGAAGCACTACAATGTAACGGACCGGGGAGGCATTCTGGCACCCTCGGTAGCATCCATCTGGGACAAGCTGCAGGTGGAG CTACAATGTTGCGGAGTGACTTCGTATGAAGATTGGTACGACATCAGCGCTTGGCCCGGTGAACGGTGGGTACCACGATCTTGCTGCCGACCGCGATACAATTCTGCATTCCTTGATGGATCTGGCGATGATCTACAAAGCATAGACTGCCGGAA AGCCGGCGATCCTTCCCTGCTGTGGGACAAAAGCTGCGGACATATCTTGCAGATGTGGTTTGTTCAGCGGCTACATGTCGTTGGCACGGTAGGCCTAGTCATAGCGTTCCTGCAG ctTTTCGGTTTAATTTCTTCAATGCTACTATTCTGCACGGTGAAGCATAAGCGATCGTCAAAAACGTACAAGTCCTATTCACCGACGGTGGATACGACGTTGAATCGTAACAGTACCGGGACCTATTTGGACGATTGA
- the LOC128736396 gene encoding uncharacterized protein LOC128736396, which translates to MSSKRSLEVILLFAILFANCYRVHGRPQDKQNVLEQNRQAELTKESKIGETKVYGLIHNDSEGKEAKQEKEDFDSKVLTVLESVQQKIINLWNPGAVIDKTTAEDWKKNPIEDYQALRQGIVNAVDAIAKQINSVLDKPRKLTTKINKSITKSLNAIGNKLVGLE; encoded by the exons ATGTCATCCAAAAGGAGTTTGGAGGTCATACTGTTATTCGCAATTTTATTTGCCAACTGTTATCGTGTGCATGGCAGACCCCAAGACAAGCAGAATGTTTTGGAACAAAACCGGCAAGCAGAGTTAACCAAAGAATCAAAAATTGGAGAGACGAAG GTTTACGGTTTAATCCACAACGACTCGGAAGGAAAAGAAGCCAAACAGGAAAAGGAAGATTTCGATTCGAAGGTCCTCACTGTTCTAGAAAGTGTTCAGCAAAAAATCATCAATCTATGGAAT CCTGGAGCCGTTATCGACAAAACTACCGCGGAAGATTGGAAGAAAAATCCCATCGAAGATTACCAAGCACTTCGACAGGGCATTGTCAACGCAGTGGACGCCATCGCTAAGCAGATCAATTCAGTTCTCGAC AAACCCCGCAAGCTTACGacgaaaataaacaaatcgATTACGAAATCTCTCAATGCTATTGGCAACAAATTAGTAGGACTGGAGTAA